The Anolis carolinensis isolate JA03-04 chromosome 2, rAnoCar3.1.pri, whole genome shotgun sequence genome contains the following window.
AGGTAGCAAAAAGTAAGGCAAGAAGCAATAAGGGAATGCAATAATCCAAAGGTAAATGCAGTAATTCAAACAGAGTTCAATGTCCCCAAAACAGCAAGTAATCCCTTAAAAAACCAGGCTTAAAACATCAAAGCAAAATCCAAGATGCATGATAGACCCAGGAGCATGAAAGCAAGAATACTTTCCCAAGGAACCATAGGCAACACTTGAATCAAGACAGGAACGAGGCAGGGGATTTTGCTCTGAATATCGAtagggcacagatatctatatcaaaTGCTATAGGaatggtgtgtatatatatatatatatatatatatatatatatatatatatagtagagtctcacttatccaacacttgcttatccaacgttctggattatccaacgcatttttgtagtcaatgttttcaatacatcgtgatattttggtgctaaattcgtaaatacagtaattactacatagcattactgtgtattgaactacttttttgtcaaatttgttgtataacatgatgttttggtgcttaatttgtaaaatcataacctaatttgatgtgtaataggcttctccttaatccctcattattatccaacatattcgcttatccaacgttctgccggcccgtttatgttggataagtgagactctactgtatatgaaaaaacaacaacttaaatgtatatgCTCTCATGTAGGTTTTAACGTGTGTATTGTGGTATGCTAGTATATAgagaattttctttctttctgtttgttattatgaaacatataaagcaaaacacacataaacCTCCAACCGAAAACAGTCCACAAATATGTATGATATTTTTCTTCTTACTGTGATTCTCAGATCTTCTATGGTATGTTGTGGATGTATTGAAAAAAACTCAGAGCCCTGCAAGAGTCACAACGTAAATTGACTACATTGAAAGGCCTTGAACTAAAGCAGGACCAAGCAAGTCATTAAGATTAAAGAGACAGCAATACATCCACAACATACCATAGAAGATCTGAGAATCACATCAAAAGACTGTTTAAGATCTCACATAAATATcaacaacctgaagaaggacttcccgaaacgaggcagtgtacccgggattacttgttgttgcATAGTTTTATCCATATACACACAACAGCAGtcgtataattttatatataccaTATCTGTGGACTGTTTTCGGTTGGAGgtttatgtgtgttttgctttatatgtttcataataagatagtacccagttgggactgtaaagaaaatactctatATACTAGCATACCACAATACACACGTTAAAACCTACATGAGAGcatatacatttaagttgttgtttaTATACCATTCCTATAGATTttgctctgaaagcaaagttgcttgatctgaaatgtgtcCCCACATTTTCCCCTTAAATATTTACCCATTCTGacaagacatgaaggcattcctttgaccttgggttcccagccttttggaGCAATTCAGAGTGAATGTCTAGGGAGCGTCTTTCTCAgactcagccttgtttctctgtctaATTGGACTTCCTCCTTACCACTTTCAGAACCACCTGGTTGTTGTTGACTTTCTCTGCCCTCCTCCCGTTCAGAGAGATGGGAAAGCTCGCTCTGATCTGAAGCCTCCGTTATCTCTGTTGGCGGCCTTCTCAGCATCTCTAGCTGCTCAGACTGTCTAACATTTTAAGTTTCAGACTGTGCAAACCCAAATCCAgctcatcatcagactgaaccacaacaccctGCATGAAAGATCTGAACCATCGACTGGCCTGTTGAATAATGCAGTTGGATGccatttttaactgccatggctcaatgctatagcatcatgggagttgtagttttgcggcGCTTGTAGCCTTGcagccaaaccacaactcccacaatcccatagcggtcaaagtggtgtcaaaagccattcattctacagtgttgaaGCGGTCCtgtgtatggccatctgtcgggagtgttttgaatacaattttcctgctttggactgggtggcccacgaggtctcttccaacgctaggaTTTTATGAAGGaataaaatattgtgttgttggaggatttcatggtcggaatcattgTGTtagtgtgagttttctgggttgtatggccatgttgcagcaaCATTGGTTTTGCCTGCATATGTGGCTCATGCCATCCTCGagtttctgttggcagtgaggcaagtggagtgtatatatatctgtggaataacatccaggatgggaggaagaacccttgtctgttagaagcaagtgtggatgttgcagttagcaagcttgaatagcattgagtagccttgaagctgcaaagtcaatcagtgagggcatctgcatagAAGTGGCCtgacctctgttgcctggaggcaccctctctggaatgatgtccagggtgggagggggaacccttgtctgtttgaagcaagtgtgaatgttgcaattagccggCTTGATTAGCGTTGAgtagccttgaagctgcaaagtcaatcagtgagggcatctgcatagaggtggcctggcctctgttgcctggagacaCCCTCTCTGGAAGGATGtccatggtggggggggggggggaacccttgtctgtttgaagcaagtgtgaatgttgcaattagccggcttgattagcattgagtagccttgacgctgcatggaggtagcctggcctaattgaaacattcacaagagttcaacaagagttctttctcccaccctggacactacaGATATATgcgcactccacttgcctcattgccAACAGAATCTCCGAGAATGgcatcagccacagatgcaaggaaaacatcaggagagaatgctgctggaacatggccagacagcttcgaaaactcaccgcaaccaaGATTAAAATATTGTTGGaataaatattattacagtagagtctcgcttatccaacataaatgggccggcagaacgttggataagtgaaaatgttggataataaggagggattaaggaaaagcctattaaacatcaaattaggttatgattttacaaattaagcaccaaaacatcatgttttaccacaaatggacaaaaaaagccgttcaatacatggtaatgttatgtagcaattactgtacagtagagtctcacttatccaacattcacttatccaacgttctggattatccaacgcatttttgtagtcaatgttttcaatatatcatgatattttggtgctaaattcataaatacagtaattacaacataacattactgcgtattgaactactttttctgtaaaatttgttgtataacatgatgttttggtgcttaatttgtaaaatcataacctaaattgatgtttaataggcttttccttaatctctccttattatccaacatatccgcttatccaaagttccaccggcccgtttatgttggataagtgagaccctactgtatttacaaatttagcaccaaaacattgcaatgtattgaaaacatttacaaaaacattgggtactaaaaggcagatagcgttggataatacaaaacgttggataagcgagactactgtataacCATCTTGTTGACCTAAGAGGGAAGGGGGGCAATCAGGTGGATTTTGATGCCAAATGAAGATACCAGTTGAGCTTTTTCTCAAGCCATCCTTCCCTGGAAAGGGTTTCTTCctagactacaactcccgtcaTCCCTGAGCTGGCTTGACCAGTGACCCCCCTCCCGTTCTCTCTCCGGACATGGAACTCTGGACCAACATTCTAGAAAGGGAGCAACGGACGAGGCTGAGGGCCATTTTGTCCCCTGGCTGGCCTTCCCTTTGGGCCGGACCCTTTGGCCCAAGGGTCCACGTTTGAGGCCGAGACGTGGCTGCCCACCCTTTCCATCTTCTGAAGGAGGCAGAGAAGAGGCTGCTCAACGGCCAGAGATCAGGGAGGTGGGCAAGAGTGGTCATAACTGGCTCCACGCAGGTCTTTCCTGAGGTTAGTCCTTGGAGGAGAGACCACCACCCAGTCCCAGGTCCCATAGGCTGCAATTCAGAGGAAGGACCGGGCAGATCTTCCTTTTGGCCGAAGAGGACCTCATGGGATTCATGAGATCCACGTTTGTTGACATGCAACTCGAAGGCACATACACTCAAAGCAATTTCTGTAtgtggttgtgaggtatggttttctccatacctcacaacctctgaggatgcctgccatagatgtgggcgaaacgtcaggagagaatgcttctggaacatggccacacagcccgaaagacatacaacaacccaatttctgTATGTTTGACTATATTCTGAGCCACGGTTTAAGGCAGgactgggccaacttcggccctcctccaggtgttttagacttcaactcccacaattcctaacagctggtagacttcCCTAGGTAAATATCGTGGATATGGaggcccttggggtcttttcagcccattggcgtgtgtaataatcataatcatcaccatcatcatcatcataatttattattattattattattatcaacacaacgacgttgtatggcacagcaaacaagatagatatgctggatttcgtttcgcaaaaccacaagtcgaacacttcccaagtgtctaggactgtgtgatgtattttctgatgatgtgtgcagatcccagtagggtgtaaaatcataacctaatttgatgtttaataggcttttccttaatctctccttattatccaacatattcgcttatccaacgttctgccggcccatttatgttggataagcgagactctactgtaataatatttattgtaacaatattttaatcttggttgcggtgagttttctaggctgtctggccatgttccagcagcattctctcctgatgttttccctgcatctgtggctgatgcCATCCTCGGAGattctgtttacgttggataagcgagactctgctgtacatagggaggagggagcaagcttgttttctgctgccctggagactaggacacggaacaatggcttcaaactacaggaaaggagattccacctgaacatcaggaagaacttcctcactgtgagaagggctgttcaccagtggaactctctgccccgggccgtggtggaggctccttctttggaggcttttaagcagaggctggatggccatctgtcgggggtgctttgaatgcaatttcctgcttcttagcggggggttggactggatggcccatgaggtctcttccaactctactattctatgattctatgattctatgtgggaaaacacaatccaagccttccttacagatggccatttcaaaacctccagagatagAGACTCCACCAGGCTCCCAGATATCCTTTCCCACTGCCTAaatgtcaagaagttcttcctatttatttatttattatttatttacagtatttatattccgcccttggcaaacattcaatgccaacagacaaacaacattcagttttagacagacacagaggcatttttaacatctttccagcttcacgattccggccacagggggagctgttgcttcaccgtccattggtggctgttcttccgcattcttttcctcgtgagcagttttatggtgttgtagattagttaaattagcctcccgcataaagcgtacctaaattttccctacttgacagatgcaactgtctttcggggctgctaggtcaacagcaagccggggctattttttttttttaatggtcggaggcttaacccgacccaggctttgaactcatggcctctcggtcagtagtgatttatagcagctggttactagccagctgcgccacagcccggccccatagatATCTAGATGATAGGGTGGTGCTACTGATATTGAGGTGGggtcttttcttcctctttcctcttcctcaGAGACATCCCTGAGGCTCCTTCTGCCCCTCGCAAGGTCCCTGCAGCCGGAGATGTACTGCTTCAGCAGCCAAAAGGTCCCCGCTGCCCAGTCCGTCTCCGACCGGGGGGAGATGGTGTCGCCGCTGAACTGGGAGAGGAAGAGCGACTGCAAAGGCATGCGGGGGGACAGCGCCTACCAGGTCAGTGGGATGGAGCCAGGCCTCCCCTCCACACACCCGGCACACGTGCGCCAGGGCCTCctcagggtgcatccacactgcaaagCGAATGCAGTTTCGCCCCACTttgactcccatggctcaataccATGGGATTCTGCAAGTGCCAGTTTGACAATGCACCCCACTTTGTGGCGGAGGAGGCTAAATACTACAATATGCATCAGCTTcccacttatatatatatatatatatatatatatatatatatatatatatatatataaagagtgatggcagcggacaaaacaacaaaagtaaacaccccacaactttgaaaattgacagcataaccccttatccatgcctctaggttgatacaacaaaaagaaaagaaaaatgaagtcctaattagagggagaggaataattgtttttatccaattgctgccagttagaaggctaagctctgctcacttggtctcctagcaacccactcagcccaggggaccctaacccttaactaccaccaattcctcagtactttatttcccataccaccagacttcgccacagcaacgcgtggccgggcacagctagtatatatataaaagggtaatgaaatttcggcctaggacaaaacaacaaaactgcacatcccagaaacaccaaacttggcagcacaacccctcatccatgcctctacgttcatacaaaaacaaaaacatggttataggaccaggcatttgagcacgaGTAACAGCAAAAATGAGGTAAGaacatatgacctactgacagaccccacatgaacatggaaagcgccttaaatgtatatttaaatgtataattatgtatattttaatggctattcttaattttattgtaatttttaatcttgatggatttttaaatttgatgacaactgtttttaatgtaagccgccctgagtcccctgatgggtgagaagggcggggtagaagtgatgtaataaataaataaataaatacaacaaaaagaaaagaaaaataaagtcctaactagagggagaggaataattgtttttatccaattgccgccagttagaaggctaagctccacccacttggtctcctagcaacccactcagcccaggggacaggcagagttaggcctcacttaggcctcttccacactgcctataaaatacagattatctgattttaactggattatatggcagtgtagactcaaggcccttccacacagctatataacccatttataatggacttaatgtcaggggaaaagctttaccctttaccttaactgcctccaattcctcaatactttatttctcataccaccagacttcgccacagcaacgcgtggccgggcacagctagtatgcttATAATACTCAGTGTTGCCATCCTATAGTATTAAATATTACATtgtttgatggatggatggatggatagatagatagatagatagatagatagatagatagatagatagatagatagataaaacagTGGGATCCTAAAAGTGGTAGCTTGATAAAGCACCAGCACTTTGTGGCAAAGGAGGCTGAACACTACATATGCATATACATCAACTTCCTAGTTGTTTGCTTATAATACTCAATATTGTGATTCtatattaaagatgtttttaaattgttaagattttagcctttcttgtaagccgccccgtgccctaggggagtggcggcatataagtttaaataataaataaataaataaataaataaataaatattagctaTTACATGGCTGGATGTGTGTGAATGTCTCTgtgtttggatggatggatggatggatggatagaatgcTTATAATACTCAATATTATGAtcctatctatttatctctatctatctatctatctatctatcatctattatttatttatttatttatttacagtatttatattccgcccttctcaccccgaaggggactcagggcggattacaatgaacacatatatggcaaacattcaatgccaatagacaaacaacattcagttttagacagacacagaggcattttttttaaaacatcttccagcttcacgatttccggccacagggggagctgttgcttcaccgtccattggtggctgttcttcctcattcttttcctcgtgagcagttttatggtgttgtagattagttaaattagcctcccgcataaagcgtccctaaatttccctaattgacagattcaactgtctttcagggctgctaggtcaacagcaagccggggctattttatttatttttttatagtcggaggcttaacccgacccgggcttcgaactcatgacctctcggtcagtagtgatttatagcagctggttactagccagctgcgccacagcccggccccagatagatctatctatctatctatctgtctctgtctctgtctctgtctctgtctctgtctctgtctctgtctctgtctctgtctctgtctctatctatctatctatctatctatctatctatctatctatctctatctctacatccatccatccatccatctatccatccatctatctatccacacacacacacatccagccATGTAATAGCTAATATAGAATCACAATATTGAGTATTATAAGCATACAACTGGGAAGCTGTAGCCAGAGTGGGGTGGATGGGGGTGAGACTTTAAGGGTTTTAACCCCCCCAAAcctggtttgctcatgaattttaattggttaaccaatttataagtaaaccaggGTTTACTTATTTTTAACCTCACACATTTCAGGGGGGTTTTGAATTCTTAATCCCACCCCCAACAGCCCTATATATATTATACTGCTCTATCACCCCGAagtgactcagggtggtttccaatcaaaACAACATACGTTACATAGTCAAAAATtgagaatatttaaaaaaatacaactatacaattaaaatagacaataaataacaattacaaccaATCAAGGTCAAGAGGACAGGGATCATTGGCCAATATCATAACAATCCGATCAGGGAGGAATTAATCTTATATATCTCAAaccatgtaatctatatatataaaagggtaatgaaatttcggcctaggacaaaacaacaaaactacacatcccagaaacactaaacttggcagcacaacccctcatccatgcctctatgttcatacaacaaaaagaaaagaaaaataaagtcctaattagagggagaggaataattgtttttatccaattgctgccagttagaaggctaagttccgcccacttggtctcctagcaacccactcagccaggcagagttaggcctcacttaggcctcttccacactgccgataaaatacagattatctgattttaactggattatatggcagtgtagactcaaggcccttccacacagctatataacccatttataatcttatattatctgctttgaactggattatcttgactccacactgccatataatccacttcagtgtgcattttatacagctgtgtagaaggggcctcatataatccagttctaagcagataatataagattataaatataatatgtaataattactgtgatataataatacagaacaatataatctctaaaatcaggacagtaaataaagaacaacactctgaaagcataagccacagcaacgcgtggccgggcaaagctagtctatatatataaaagggtaatgaaattttggcctaggacaaaacaacaaaactacacatcccagaaacactaaacttggcagcacaacccctcatccatgcctctacgttcatacaacaaaaagctccagctactccagaaaacggccaggctttgagactgcaaggctattcactgctattccacctggccaacaaaggattcccataagccacagcaatgcgtggccgggcaaagctagtatctaATATAGGATCACAatattgagtgtgtgtgtgtgtgtgtgtgtgtgtgtgtgtgtgtatacacacacacacacacacacacacacacacacatatattgatTGGTAATGTCTAAAGCTGCTTAATAGAAAGTATAAATTGCTTGGTGGGAGCAGACTGGGGCAGCCAAAGCCCCATTAGTTAGGCATGTGGACCAATCTTAGGTTGAGTTATGAGCAAAGTAACTCCAGGTTTTTCCTGATGTGGAAGccaaaagagagagggaaaggcaGGTATCTGGAAGATCTGGCCGATGAGGGGaaatggccgggctgtggcgcagctggctagtaaccagctgcaataaatcactactgaccgagaggtcatgagttcgaagcccgggtcgggttaagcccccgaccattaaatagcccggcttgctgttgacctatgacaGTTGcccctgtcaattagggaaatttaggtacgctttatgcgggaggctaatttaactaatttacaacatcataaaactgccagcaaaacacgaggaatggaatgaggaagtacagccactactggacagtgaagcaacagcccccccccccccccgtggccggaatcatgaagctgggaaaaaatgttaaatgcctctgtgtctgtctatatatgttgtttgtctgttggcattgaatgtctgccatatatgtgttcactgtaatccgccctgagtccccttcggggtgagaaagaagggcggaatataaatactgtaaataaataaataaataaataaatgtcttataCTGCATGTTGACTAATGGGGAAATACCACACAAAAAGTTTGGATTGAGCTACCTATAAATATATGCTGCTTGCAATGCTTGGAGGCTCTGACAGTAACCAGGGTAGAGTAACTTATCCCTGTTTTCTTAAATAAAGCTTTAATACATGTATCAATCCCAAGGTCCAGCCCTCCTTGTCATTCTATAGGGCCTTCCAGATGCTAGGCTGCAACTCCCGCATTCTtgatcattagacatcatgactacagctgatgggagttgtgatacagaaaTATCTGGAAGGTGGAATAGTGGGGTTTGGATTGAGATACAAGGCTTATGGATATGATGCCTTCCTTTTAAGGCACAAGGAGCATTAGGTCACAATTCCCATCAACTCCTTCCacatgataaattaataaaaaaattatggATATTATTGTTGAGTAACACCTGGCATCCCAAATGGGGTAAAAACTATAGAGCACCCACCACTATGTAAAagaaataatactatgtaacaacatttgaaaaacaaaatctgtttctggtttgtgttatttcctgtttaattgtgctgtccttactttaaaagtagttgttctactccagaaactccgTTTTCATGGCCGTTTtcgtgaattggttgagacttgatgatgagatattcatcgAGTTTATATTCATAGCTCAAAATGTGTTGCAAGATGTCTTGCAAAAACATAGTATTTTGCAGTTGCATAAACTTTTCCcacgtttttatgatagaaccaattaggaaatgatattgatAACCCAGAGACAAAAATGATGTTACCTAGTGTTATAGTTGGTCCTCTATCTCCATGGATTCTTCGGCCCTGGATTCaatagccctttgaaggcaatcttAAGGATGATGGGGACCTCCACAAAAATGAGCTTGACCTCCTTCTTTAATCCCTCAAAAACTTGGTTTTATTTCCTGAAAGGGAGAGACCCTGTTATGTGCCCCttgcagaaaaagaaagagaagctgGCCCAGCAGCACATGGAAACAAGGGCCGGTGAGGACCACCTGGCCCACGGAGAGGGATGCTCGGATCAGGTACGTTGTGCCACGTCCCGGAGATGTCCGGATGGTCTTGGGTGCTTTTGCCGCAGCCTACTAAGGCCTTGCAATGTCTCTTGTCTGGCCCGCAGGTCGGTCGCTTGGAGGCCAAGGGAGTCCTGCAGCAAGGAGCCAAAGGAGAAGAAGACCCTTTGGAGGCAAGTCAAGGCTCTCTGGGATGGCAAGGGAGGGGTGACTAGTTCACTGGCAATGCGGGAAAGCTACTTTCTGTGTTgccgaagactttcatggccgaaaccactgggttgctctgagcttTTTGCGtcgtatggctgtgttccagcaacatcctctcctgacttttcacctgcatctgtggctggcatcctcagaggtttgttcagaggtctgttggaaacaaggcaagtggagtgtacaaacaatctacagacccaccaagaaaatgcaacccgtcctgttttgtctttcaagaacagccgtaaaacactgtggtaagtaaatgaaaactgctttgctGCAGCAAAaccataaagtacagcacactcagtggaataatgcaaaagaaagtaaagaaatcttagggcaaacacagttcttaagtctctgataaattcccaaatcaagtagcagtcttacttcagacaaagaaacaacaattAATCCTTAGGagtagtttcccagatgcagactcgaagcaggcacaaggggagtgaaggcttaggcattagagtcagtttgttgccAACAAgaactggctgcacctgcttctgctttatagccctgagtcccctcacagctgctagggcagttcccaattactcagctgcatttctggcagctcttctagctgaacaacatctctgctctgtttcctttcgcctctcctgaaatgtgggtacttgcaaaatctcctcctcagattccaactcaccctcagattcatgaacactttcctgctccgcttcctcttctgaagaagaggaatccctaacacaacCAATGCTACATCCAGCAAAGGATAAGAAGGAtcttctaacccagtggttctcaacttgtggatcccaaagctttttggcctacaactcccagaaatcccagccagtgtaccagctgttagaatttctgggggttgaaggccaaaacatctgagaaccactgcctaacAACTGCAAAAGTCTAGTGCATACCgtgcagctgtggaaaagaagtctacctagggaccaccaaacgcagcagcattgcccagacatgaatcaagaaGCATGAAtgattctttcttccaccctgaaaattccacatatatatatacactcgcCCACCTCCAAcggagcctctgaggatgccattagccagagatgcaggtgaaacgtcaggagagaatgctactagaaaATGGCCATACACAGCAACCCAAGCAAGACTCAATTTCCCTCTTTACATATGCCTTTGGTGGGAGGAATATAATGCTGTGTGATGCCCAGCTGAAACCTATAGGAGAAACTTTAGAGTTCGTCACCTTGGATGGGTCATTTAAGGTCAAGGCTGAAACTGGGTCTGTCTCTGCCAGTGATTTTAGAGACATCGAGTGCAGGGAAGTGACCTCTGAATCCCAATTCTGtcatagaaccctagagttggaagagatcccaagggccacccGTCCAACCCAGGACACAATCCAATTCCTCTTGACAGACGTCCAGCCAGCCCCTGCTtcaaaaactccagagaaggaaggcaactccaccacacttcgaggcagagagt
Protein-coding sequences here:
- the LOC134295877 gene encoding uncharacterized protein LOC134295877 isoform X2, which produces MYCFSSQKVPAAQSVSDRGEMVSPLNWERKSDCKGMRGDSAYQKKKEKLAQQHMETRAGEDHLAHGEGCSDQVGRLEAKGVLQQGAKGEEDPLEASQGSLGWQGRGD
- the LOC134295877 gene encoding uncharacterized protein LOC134295877 isoform X1 produces the protein MYCFSSQKVPAAQSVSDRGEMVSPLNWERKSDCKGMRGDSAYQGETLLCAPCRKRKRSWPSSTWKQGPVRTTWPTERDARIRSVAWRPRESCSKEPKEKKTLWRQVKALWDGKGGVTSSLAMRESYFLCCRRLSWPKPLGCSELFASYGCVPATSSPDFSPASVAGILRGLFRGLLETRQVECTNNLQTHQENATRPVLSFKNSRKTLW